In one Poseidonibacter antarcticus genomic region, the following are encoded:
- the soxX gene encoding sulfur oxidation c-type cytochrome SoxX, which translates to MKLVKSLLLASAISGLITTSSFANDDLVKKGEKIFMTKNLGNCLACHAANGKNVDGPGSMGPKLQALEHWPDEALYQKIYDPYTTNPISAMPAFGKNGWLDDSEIKAVVAYLKTIK; encoded by the coding sequence ATGAAATTAGTAAAAAGTTTACTATTAGCATCAGCTATTAGTGGTTTAATCACAACTAGCAGTTTCGCAAATGATGATTTAGTTAAAAAAGGTGAAAAAATCTTTATGACTAAAAATTTAGGTAACTGTTTAGCATGTCATGCTGCAAATGGAAAGAATGTTGATGGACCTGGAAGTATGGGACCAAAATTACAAGCTTTAGAACATTGGCCTGATGAAGCACTATATCAAAAAATATATGACCCATATACTACTAACCCAATTTCAGCAATGCCAGCATTTGGTAAAAATGGTTGGTTAGATGATTCAGAAATAAAAGCAGTAGTTGCTTATTTAAAAACAATTAAATAA
- the soxY gene encoding thiosulfate oxidation carrier protein SoxY, giving the protein MNRRNFLSLGLGALAVSMLPSTLSAINFRESKPEAWTTTKVEDSIKAVFGDLPKGEGKIKLKAPDIAENGAVIPVTISTKLNSKTVAIFQDANPESTVAVFSVPENGIIDYSVRIKMAKTGTVTVVANVDGKLISASKLVKVTIGGCGG; this is encoded by the coding sequence ATGAACAGAAGAAATTTTTTAAGCTTAGGATTAGGTGCATTGGCTGTTTCAATGCTACCATCAACTTTAAGTGCTATTAACTTTAGAGAATCAAAACCAGAAGCATGGACTACTACAAAAGTTGAAGATTCAATTAAAGCAGTTTTTGGTGATCTTCCTAAAGGTGAAGGTAAAATTAAATTAAAAGCTCCAGATATTGCTGAAAATGGTGCAGTTATTCCTGTAACTATTTCTACAAAATTAAATTCTAAAACTGTAGCAATTTTTCAAGATGCAAATCCTGAAAGTACTGTAGCTGTATTTAGTGTTCCTGAAAATGGAATTATTGACTATTCTGTAAGAATTAAAATGGCTAAAACAGGTACTGTTACTGTTGTAGCAAATGTAGATGGGAAATTAATTTCTGCTTCTAAACTTGTAAAAGTAACTATTGGTGGATGTGGAGGTTGA
- the soxZ gene encoding thiosulfate oxidation carrier complex protein SoxZ: MAKKTRIKAKLKKDIITVKAMANHPMLSYIEAKNAKKEANFITYMVAKVNDKIVYEVSTSQFLSKNPYIKFKFKGAAKGDLVEITWTDLKGTTQVSSAKIK; the protein is encoded by the coding sequence ATGGCAAAAAAAACAAGAATTAAAGCAAAATTAAAAAAAGATATTATTACTGTAAAAGCTATGGCTAATCACCCAATGTTAAGTTATATAGAAGCAAAAAATGCAAAAAAAGAAGCTAATTTTATTACTTATATGGTAGCAAAAGTTAATGACAAAATTGTTTATGAAGTATCAACAAGTCAGTTCTTATCAAAAAATCCATATATTAAATTTAAATTTAAAGGTGCAGCAAAAGGTGATTTAGTTGAAATCACTTGGACTGATTTAAAAGGTACAACACAAGTTAGTAGTGCAAAAATTAAATAA
- the soxA gene encoding sulfur oxidation c-type cytochrome SoxA: MLLKIVKATTLAAIATCALNASDFNAQAEKDRLALIKYFEAKFEDPEKNRNTFFPYSTDDELKNSIAKGVKFEEFSKGNYAFNIDGKSQYEELKEMPPYEDAIDEGEELYTKKFANGKSFASCFPNPAIGADYPMYDDKKKEIITLTQSINTCLTSNGEKPWNTKKGNMAKLQAYFASATTDEELKVNVTIPSADAAAAYERGKEYYYSQRGYLKLSCATCHVQGAGLRVRNEKLSQFVGQTTHFPVFRLKWDGLGTLERRVSGCIKDQGQVPPKDNSKEMKELIYFLSYMSNGLTVDGPDIRK, from the coding sequence ATGTTATTGAAAATCGTAAAAGCTACAACTTTGGCTGCAATAGCTACTTGTGCATTAAATGCAAGTGACTTTAATGCTCAAGCAGAAAAAGATAGATTAGCTTTAATTAAATACTTTGAAGCAAAATTTGAAGACCCTGAAAAAAATAGAAATACATTCTTTCCATATTCAACAGATGATGAATTAAAGAATTCTATTGCAAAAGGTGTTAAATTTGAAGAATTTTCAAAAGGTAATTATGCTTTTAATATTGATGGTAAATCTCAATATGAAGAATTAAAAGAAATGCCACCTTATGAAGATGCAATTGATGAGGGTGAAGAATTATATACTAAAAAGTTTGCAAATGGTAAATCTTTTGCTTCTTGTTTCCCTAATCCTGCAATTGGAGCTGATTATCCAATGTATGATGATAAAAAGAAAGAAATTATTACTTTAACTCAATCAATTAATACTTGTTTAACATCAAATGGTGAAAAACCTTGGAATACAAAAAAAGGTAACATGGCTAAATTACAAGCTTACTTTGCTTCAGCTACAACAGATGAAGAATTGAAAGTTAATGTTACTATTCCAAGTGCCGATGCAGCAGCTGCTTATGAAAGAGGAAAAGAATATTATTACTCACAAAGAGGTTATTTAAAACTTTCTTGTGCAACTTGTCATGTTCAAGGTGCAGGATTAAGAGTTAGAAATGAAAAGCTTTCTCAATTTGTAGGACAAACTACACACTTCCCTGTATTTAGATTAAAATGGGATGGATTAGGTACATTAGAGAGAAGAGTATCAGGTTGTATTAAAGATCAAGGTCAAGTTCCACCAAAAGATAATAGTAAAGAAATGAAAGAATTAATATATTTCTTATCTTATATGTCAAATGGTTTAACTGTTGATGGTCCAGATATTAGAAAATAG
- a CDS encoding rhodanese-like domain-containing protein yields MKLLNKLLIVTAFSGLVASSVLAEDSSNYVPISKGVKSIDINLNDEKFTIMRNQTPGNKISPLYDTTFRGVPQPIILAKGLETLGELEFIDLMKKAQTDENIAIIDSRKPGWFDRLRIPGAINVPFTNFEEKDTAIEMMEDEMGVVQNDDGTLDFSNAKTLALYCNGYWCGQTPGMVKNAKFALLKMGYPVEKIKYYRGGMQAWTSLGFTVVGSGK; encoded by the coding sequence ATGAAATTATTAAATAAATTACTTATTGTAACAGCTTTTTCAGGTTTAGTTGCAAGTTCAGTTTTAGCAGAAGATTCATCAAATTATGTACCAATTTCAAAAGGTGTTAAGTCAATTGATATAAATTTAAACGATGAAAAATTTACTATTATGAGAAATCAAACTCCTGGAAATAAAATATCTCCATTATATGATACAACTTTTAGAGGTGTTCCTCAACCGATTATTTTAGCAAAAGGTTTAGAAACTTTAGGAGAATTAGAGTTTATTGATTTAATGAAAAAAGCTCAAACAGATGAAAATATTGCAATTATTGATTCAAGAAAACCAGGTTGGTTTGATAGATTAAGAATCCCAGGTGCGATAAACGTTCCATTTACAAATTTTGAAGAAAAAGATACTGCTATTGAAATGATGGAAGATGAAATGGGTGTTGTTCAAAATGATGACGGTACTTTAGATTTTTCTAATGCAAAGACTTTAGCGTTATATTGTAATGGTTATTGGTGTGGTCAAACTCCAGGAATGGTTAAAAATGCAAAATTTGCATTATTAAAAATGGGATACCCAGTTGAAAAGATTAAATACTACAGAGGTGGTATGCAAGCTTGGACTTCATTAGGTTTTACAGTTGTAGGATCTGGAAAATAA
- the soxB gene encoding thiosulfohydrolase SoxB translates to MSKLSRREFIYMMSVLGAAPVFANSHTRMTDTNKLEDYYKLKSFGNVRLLHMTDSHAQLMPVYFREPSVNLGLHGNYGKPPHIVGEKLLDYYGIKGNKRLEYAYSCVNFEKHAKVMGRVGGFSQLKTVIDFLRNNYGKEKTLMLDGGDTWQGSATALYTRGRDMVGAMNLLGVDIAVGHWEFTYKAEEILANVKELDAEFLAQNVFVKEDALMDGAEAYDEDSGLAFKPYTIKKMGNARVAVIGQAFPYTTIANPQRFIPDWTFGIKDEEMQELVDTIRDEEKPDAVIVLSHNGFDVDQKMAEVCTGIDFIMGGHTHDGVPEAVPVKNEEGTTYVCNAGSNGKFLNVLDLDIQNGKIKDFKFTLLPIFSDLVPEDKEMKAYIEKVRLPFIKDLNRTIATTEETLFRRGNFNGSWDQIICDALIDVKGADISLSPGFRWGTTVMPGQDITFDDLMTQTAMTYPETYARDITGQGIKDILEDVADNLFNADPFYQQGGDMVRTGGISYKIDPKAKMGSRISDIQLTKNGKKLQASKSYKVAGWSTVGSKSPGEPVWETVETYLGNVKHIVNLRVDTPDIIGVKNNPGII, encoded by the coding sequence ATGAGTAAATTAAGTAGAAGAGAATTTATATATATGATGTCAGTACTTGGTGCTGCTCCTGTATTTGCAAATTCTCACACAAGAATGACAGATACTAATAAACTAGAAGATTATTATAAATTAAAAAGCTTTGGTAATGTAAGACTTCTTCATATGACAGATTCTCATGCACAATTAATGCCTGTATACTTTAGAGAACCAAGTGTAAACTTAGGACTTCATGGTAACTATGGTAAGCCACCTCATATTGTTGGTGAAAAACTATTAGATTATTATGGTATTAAAGGTAATAAAAGATTAGAATATGCATATTCATGCGTAAACTTTGAAAAACATGCAAAAGTTATGGGGCGTGTTGGTGGATTCTCACAACTTAAAACTGTAATTGATTTTTTAAGAAATAATTATGGAAAAGAAAAAACACTTATGTTAGACGGTGGAGATACATGGCAAGGAAGTGCAACAGCTCTTTACACTCGTGGTAGAGATATGGTTGGTGCAATGAACTTACTAGGTGTTGATATTGCTGTTGGACATTGGGAGTTTACTTATAAAGCTGAAGAAATTTTAGCAAATGTAAAAGAACTTGATGCAGAATTTTTAGCACAAAATGTTTTTGTAAAAGAAGATGCATTAATGGATGGTGCAGAAGCTTATGATGAAGATTCAGGATTAGCTTTTAAACCGTATACAATTAAAAAAATGGGAAATGCAAGAGTTGCAGTTATTGGTCAAGCTTTCCCTTATACAACTATTGCAAATCCTCAAAGATTTATTCCTGATTGGACTTTTGGGATTAAAGATGAAGAAATGCAAGAGTTAGTTGATACTATTAGAGATGAAGAAAAACCAGATGCTGTTATTGTTTTATCTCATAATGGTTTTGATGTTGATCAAAAAATGGCAGAAGTTTGTACTGGAATTGACTTTATTATGGGAGGTCATACTCACGATGGTGTTCCAGAAGCAGTTCCTGTTAAAAATGAAGAGGGAACTACTTATGTATGTAATGCTGGTTCAAATGGTAAGTTTTTAAATGTTCTTGATTTAGATATTCAAAATGGAAAAATCAAAGATTTTAAATTTACACTTCTTCCAATTTTCTCTGATTTAGTTCCTGAAGATAAAGAAATGAAAGCTTATATTGAAAAAGTGAGATTACCATTTATAAAAGATTTAAATAGAACTATTGCTACAACTGAAGAGACTCTATTTAGAAGAGGTAACTTTAATGGTTCATGGGATCAGATTATTTGTGATGCATTGATTGATGTAAAAGGTGCAGATATTTCACTTTCACCTGGATTTAGATGGGGTACAACTGTAATGCCTGGTCAAGATATTACATTTGATGATTTAATGACACAAACAGCTATGACTTATCCTGAAACGTATGCAAGAGATATTACAGGTCAAGGAATTAAAGATATTTTAGAAGATGTTGCAGATAACCTATTTAACGCTGATCCATTTTATCAACAAGGTGGAGATATGGTTAGAACTGGTGGTATTTCTTATAAAATTGATCCAAAAGCTAAGATGGGTAGCAGAATTTCTGATATTCAACTTACTAAAAATGGAAAAAAACTTCAAGCTAGTAAATCTTACAAGGTTGCTGGTTGGTCAACTGTTGGTTCTAAATCACCAGGTGAACCAGTTTGGGAAACAGTTGAAACTTATTTAGGAAATGTAAAACATATTGTAAATTTAAGAGTAGATACTCCTGATATTATTGGTGTTAAAAATAACCCAGGAATTATATAA
- a CDS encoding thioredoxin family protein: MLIKTLLLISVFFITYLSADFKEGKKIFLQKCSSCHSKYIDMKIIKKNFFENENKTLKMTSPSENMLAYAIMDSPKHLGEKDDPEMQQIEIEEFLKDYLENPDLNNTICEGRIIQYYNKKLPSNYDLSSEDISNLAIYFMNYKEERLKNNSTKIELKVLPNNFNEEKLLKEAKKQQKRILIYATAKTCHFCKKMDKEVLSLSDVKNEIKKDFILLKVDIEDSSLPFNLAKNYRGMTPTFFAINNDGKLQNKYPGSWNKKDFLLILKENSK, encoded by the coding sequence TTGTTAATAAAAACTTTGTTATTAATATCCGTATTTTTTATTACATATTTAAGTGCAGATTTTAAAGAGGGTAAAAAAATATTTTTACAAAAATGTTCATCATGTCATAGTAAATATATTGATATGAAAATAATCAAAAAAAACTTTTTTGAAAATGAAAATAAAACTTTAAAGATGACTTCTCCAAGTGAAAATATGCTAGCTTATGCAATTATGGATAGTCCCAAACATTTAGGTGAAAAAGATGATCCTGAAATGCAACAAATTGAAATTGAAGAATTTTTAAAAGATTATCTTGAAAATCCTGATCTTAATAATACTATTTGTGAAGGAAGAATAATTCAATATTATAATAAAAAACTTCCTAGTAATTATGATTTAAGCAGTGAAGATATATCAAATTTAGCAATTTATTTTATGAACTACAAAGAAGAAAGATTAAAAAACAATAGTACAAAAATAGAGTTAAAAGTTTTACCAAATAATTTTAATGAGGAAAAACTATTAAAAGAAGCTAAGAAACAGCAAAAAAGAATACTTATTTATGCAACTGCTAAAACTTGTCATTTTTGTAAAAAGATGGACAAAGAAGTACTAAGTTTAAGTGATGTTAAAAATGAAATCAAAAAAGATTTTATTTTATTAAAAGTTGATATTGAAGATAGCTCTTTACCTTTTAATCTTGCAAAAAATTATAGAGGAATGACACCAACTTTTTTTGCAATTAACAATGATGGGAAACTTCAAAATAAATATCCAGGTTCTTGGAATAAAAAAGACTTTTTATTAATATTAAAGGAAAATAGTAAATAA
- a CDS encoding MOSC domain-containing protein, whose amino-acid sequence MKNIGKVIEIFSADKNSSGFPRPIVEQLDIIKDYGIKHDKFAGKNQDKTVMIVGLKAYTIAEENGINLDYGSFGENILFDFDPHKYKVGSTFLINDVKLEITQNCTICNHLGVFSPDLPSLVREHRGLYCRIISSGIITKENIVYIKEEI is encoded by the coding sequence ATGAAAAACATTGGTAAAGTAATTGAAATATTTAGTGCAGATAAAAACTCTTCAGGATTTCCTAGACCAATAGTAGAGCAACTTGATATTATAAAAGATTATGGTATTAAACACGATAAATTTGCTGGTAAAAATCAAGATAAAACAGTAATGATTGTTGGTTTAAAAGCTTATACAATTGCAGAAGAAAATGGTATAAATTTAGATTATGGTAGTTTTGGTGAAAATATTTTATTTGACTTTGATCCACATAAATATAAAGTTGGTTCAACTTTTCTAATTAATGATGTTAAGTTAGAAATTACACAAAATTGTACTATTTGTAATCACTTAGGTGTTTTCTCACCAGACTTACCTTCATTAGTAAGAGAACATAGAGGTTTATATTGTAGAATAATAAGCAGTGGTATAATCACTAAAGAAAATATAGTTTATATAAAGGAAGAAATATAA
- a CDS encoding DsrE family protein — protein MKKILLVLFFTVFVYGESTFSNPQPSFENPRKVVFQMYDSNLEKVNHNLGTIYNILKEYPEESLKISVVAYGNGMRALRKDYDKNTLARISSLMEYDVEFFACKNTMESMNWTKDEFIDDLIYVQAGIVEFIEKQVDGYVGVNAY, from the coding sequence ATGAAGAAAATATTATTAGTTTTATTTTTTACTGTTTTTGTTTATGGTGAGTCAACATTTAGTAATCCCCAGCCTTCATTTGAAAATCCAAGGAAAGTTGTTTTTCAAATGTATGATTCAAATCTTGAAAAAGTAAATCATAATTTAGGAACAATTTATAATATTTTAAAAGAATATCCTGAAGAATCTTTAAAAATTTCAGTTGTTGCTTATGGTAATGGAATGAGAGCTTTAAGAAAAGATTATGATAAAAATACACTTGCTAGAATAAGTTCACTTATGGAATATGATGTTGAGTTTTTTGCATGTAAAAATACTATGGAAAGTATGAATTGGACAAAAGATGAATTTATTGATGATTTAATTTATGTTCAAGCTGGAATTGTTGAATTTATTGAAAAACAAGTTGATGGATATGTTGGAGTTAATGCATATTAA
- a CDS encoding alpha/beta hydrolase, with product MLKKVLFLLLVAFISFSFAKQINQSLCDEKGDGFIYAGNECINYSMFEGDDNDRLIIIVPGTWDEGSNVLGRYTPFAENINMTTDVSTIAIALPGYSKSSLNHLKSIGSKEYNHQAATKEYVEFLEKLVIALKDKYKSKEITIIGHSAGAMMSASLAGLNNKLLKNVVLVAGRYERPDYANEKHLLAIDVLDKMNKNTKFIMIYGTEDKISKPSVTKDFYKKMKKQGLDVELVEVKDAGHIDLDMTDRSVEAISSLFEEE from the coding sequence ATGTTAAAAAAAGTTTTATTTTTATTATTAGTCGCTTTTATATCTTTTTCATTTGCAAAACAGATTAATCAATCTTTATGCGATGAAAAAGGAGATGGTTTTATTTATGCTGGGAATGAGTGTATAAATTACTCAATGTTTGAAGGTGATGATAATGATAGATTAATCATAATCGTTCCTGGAACATGGGATGAAGGAAGTAATGTTCTTGGAAGATATACTCCTTTTGCTGAAAATATAAATATGACAACAGATGTTAGTACAATAGCTATTGCACTTCCTGGGTATTCAAAATCTTCACTTAATCATTTAAAATCAATTGGTAGTAAAGAGTATAATCATCAAGCAGCTACAAAAGAGTATGTAGAATTTTTAGAAAAACTAGTAATTGCCCTAAAAGATAAATATAAAAGTAAAGAAATCACAATTATAGGACATTCAGCTGGTGCTATGATGAGTGCATCATTAGCTGGTTTAAATAATAAGCTTTTAAAAAATGTAGTATTAGTAGCAGGTAGATATGAAAGACCTGATTATGCAAATGAAAAACATCTTTTAGCTATTGATGTATTAGATAAGATGAATAAAAATACAAAGTTTATTATGATTTATGGTACTGAAGATAAAATCTCAAAACCTAGTGTTACAAAAGACTTCTATAAAAAAATGAAAAAACAAGGATTAGATGTAGAACTTGTTGAGGTAAAAGATGCTGGACATATTGATTTAGATATGACAGATAGAAGTGTAGAAGCAATTAGTTCATTATTTGAAGAAGAATAA
- a CDS encoding HD-GYP domain-containing protein has product MDKKKQLVFNLNNFLLSTSHVLDFLESQYSNTSDKHSKNVAFLSLKIGQKLNLSPEEMSDLCAYSLCHDIALNEVRKKDMAYYELSEEKIKDFPFLLAKNNILKYQRERYDGLGPFGLKKKEIPLLSLILFFTQTLDEEFDLAKKDIENRKDIISFAKENSNILFDENIVNAFLEVSSKIDFWIDIQNENDIIYFIFNNLHDFTRVLDFEDVLKITSVLNDILDNKSTLVKNAKKMCEFYEFEHKDKFTFMITASLCNIGKLLIPLNILEKSDKLTINEYEDIKAYPYHSKKTLTNIMGFNDIALSTCKIQELLDGSGYPYNLEAKDLSLKDRLLATLNIYTSLCSEKNYRNAYSHNQAINILKKLANDKKLDISIIEDIDKNLLSI; this is encoded by the coding sequence ATGGATAAGAAAAAACAGTTAGTTTTCAATTTAAACAATTTCTTATTATCAACGTCACACGTATTAGATTTTTTAGAGTCACAATATAGTAATACATCAGATAAACATTCAAAAAATGTTGCTTTTTTATCTTTGAAAATTGGACAGAAACTAAATCTTAGTCCAGAAGAGATGTCTGATTTATGTGCTTATAGTTTATGTCATGATATTGCACTAAATGAAGTAAGAAAAAAAGATATGGCTTATTATGAATTAAGTGAAGAGAAAATAAAAGATTTTCCTTTTTTATTAGCTAAAAATAATATATTAAAATATCAAAGAGAAAGATATGATGGTCTTGGACCTTTTGGATTAAAGAAAAAAGAAATACCTCTTCTTTCTTTAATACTTTTTTTTACACAAACATTAGATGAAGAGTTTGATTTAGCAAAAAAAGATATTGAAAATAGAAAAGATATAATCTCTTTTGCAAAAGAAAATTCAAATATACTTTTTGATGAAAATATAGTAAATGCATTTTTAGAAGTAAGTTCTAAGATAGATTTTTGGATAGATATTCAAAATGAAAATGATATTATTTATTTTATATTTAATAATCTGCATGATTTCACAAGAGTCTTAGATTTTGAAGATGTATTAAAAATAACAAGTGTTTTAAATGATATATTAGATAATAAATCAACTTTGGTAAAAAATGCTAAAAAAATGTGTGAATTTTATGAATTTGAGCATAAAGATAAATTTACTTTTATGATTACTGCTTCATTATGTAATATTGGAAAACTGTTGATTCCTTTAAATATATTAGAAAAAAGTGATAAATTAACAATAAATGAATATGAAGATATAAAAGCCTATCCTTATCATAGTAAAAAAACATTAACTAATATTATGGGCTTTAATGATATTGCTCTTAGCACTTGTAAAATTCAAGAATTATTAGATGGTTCTGGTTATCCTTATAATTTAGAGGCAAAAGACTTAAGCTTAAAAGATAGATTATTAGCTACTTTAAATATTTATACATCTTTATGTAGTGAAAAAAACTATAGAAATGCTTATTCTCATAATCAAGCTATTAATATATTAAAAAAATTAGCGAATGATAAAAAATTAGATATATCAATTATTGAAGATATAGATAAAAATTTATTAAGTATTTAA